In the genome of Populus alba chromosome 11, ASM523922v2, whole genome shotgun sequence, one region contains:
- the LOC118047510 gene encoding G-type lectin S-receptor-like serine/threonine-protein kinase SD1-1 isoform X2 — protein sequence MEWHSLDWGSSNGFEPKSPRDWSFLDWTDGCARRTLLDCDKGDGFLKHAGVKLPDTTYASVNKSIGLEKCGELCSNNCSCTAYANSDVRGGGSGCILWFSALIDIREFSDGGQDLYIRVAASELGNIGAERSSNDKKLLGIIFGSVIFIAMLAIGLIFYIRKKKAKTKNSLEKDCNDEDENEVMELPIFDMKTIIKATENFSIDKKLGEGGFGTVYKGNLNEGQEIAVKRLSQDSGQGLKEFKNEVILIAKLQHRNLVKLLGCCVERDERMLIYEYMPNKSLDYFIFDESGRKELDWHNRINIINGIARGLLYLHQDSRLRIIHRDLKASNVLLDSKMNPKISDFGLARMFGGDETEANTKKVVGTYGYMSPEYAIDGLFSVKSDVFSFGVLVLEIVSGRKNRGFNHPDHQHNLLGHAWRLWMEERPLELIDDILGESCALSEVLRCIHVALLCVQQRPDDRPSMSTVVLMFGSDTMLPQPKQPGFFTERNVVEAESSASKNDSSTKNEITISLLEPR from the exons ATGGAATGGCATTCGTTGGACTGGGGCTCAAGCAATG GATTTGAACCCAAGTCTCCTCGAGATTGGAGTTTCCTAGATTGGACTGATGGATGTGCTCGAAGGACTCTGTTGGATTGTGATAAAGGAGATGGGTTTTTGAAGCACGCAGGAGTGAAATTGCCAGATACGACTTATGCGTCGGTTAATAAGAGCATTGGACTTGAGAAATGTGGCGAATTGTGTTCTAACAATTGCTCTTGCACGGCATATGCGAACTCAGATGTCAGAGGAGGAGGAAGTGGTTGCATCCTTTGGTTTAGTGCCTTGATTGACATAAGAGAATTCTCTGATGGTGGGCAGGACCTCTATATCCGAGTGGCTGCCTCAGAACTAG GGAATATTGGGGCAGAAAGAAGCTCCAATGACAAGAAGCTACTGGGAATCATATTTGGCTCCGTTATTTTCATAGCAATGCTTGCAATTGGATTAATCTTCTACATCAGGAAAAAGAAAG CGAAGACGAAAAATAGCCTGGAAAAAGATTGcaatgatgaagatgaaaacGAAGTCATGGAGCTGCCAATATTTGATATGAAAACTATTATTAAAGCCACAGAGAACTTTTCGATTGACAAGAAGCTTGGAGAGGGTGGTTTCGGAACTGTTTATAAG GGAAATTTGAACGAGGGGCAGGAAATTGCTGTGAAGAGACTTTCACAGGATTCTGGACAAGGACTGAAAGAGTTCAAAAATGAAGTAATCTTAATTGCTAAACTTCAGCACCGCAATCTTGTAAAGCTTCTCGGCTGTTGCGTCGAAAGAGATGAAAGAATGTTAATCTACGAATACATGCCCAATAAAAGCTTGGACTACTTCATTTTTG ATGAATCAGGAAGGAAAGAACTGGATTGGCATAACCGCATCAACATTATCAATGGAATTGCTAGAGGACTTctttatcttcatcaagactCTAGGCTGAGGATTATCCATAGAGATCTTAAAGCCAGCAACGTTTTGCTAGATAGTAAGATGAACCCAAAGATTTCAGATTTTGGCCTGGCTAGAATGTTTGGCGGGGATGAAACCGaggcaaacacaaaaaaagttGTAGGAACATA TGGTTACATGTCCCCTGAATATGCAATTGATGGGCTCTTCTCAGTGAAATCAGATGTCTTTAGCTTCGGTGTTTTAGTGCTAGAGATAGTGAGTGGAAGGAAAAACAGAGGATTTAACCATCCAGATCATCAACACAATCTTCTTGGACAT GCTTGGAGATTGTGGATGGAAGAGAGGCCACTGGAACTAATTGATGATATTCTAGGTGAATCCTGTGCTCTTTCTGAAGTGCTGCGATGCATTCATGTGGCTCTTTTGTGTGTGCAGCAACGACCCGACGACAGGCCATCCATGTCAACAGTGGTTCTCATGTTTGGCAGTGACACGATGTTGCCACAACCAAAGCAACCTGGTTTTTTTACAGAAAGGAACGTGGTTGAAGCAGAATCTTCCGCAAGCAAGAACGATTCGTCAACAAAAAACGAAATCACCATTTCATTATTAGAGCCACGGTAG
- the LOC118047510 gene encoding G-type lectin S-receptor-like serine/threonine-protein kinase At4g27290 isoform X1, whose product MKGTTKKPLERLLFLCSFVLSSIRTSTTLDTVTPSQPISDGQTIVSPGESFELGFFSPGSSRNRYLGIWYKKISTGTVVWVANREAPLFDHLGVLKVTAQGNLVLLNSTKGIVWASNTSRAAENIPDARLLESGNLVVEDGNDDGPDKYLWQSFDYPCDTLLPGMKLGRNLASGFDWFLSSWKSTDDPARGDFTFQIDLHGVPQLVLKKGSATQFRAGSWNGIRWTGAQAMVRNPVYTYEFVSNETYVYYKYELLNSSVFSRMVLNASGVSQRFTWIDRSHSWVLYYVVIVDQCDNYAFCGAYASCNINKSPVCSCLQGFEPKSPRDWSFLDWTDGCARRTLLDCDKGDGFLKHAGVKLPDTTYASVNKSIGLEKCGELCSNNCSCTAYANSDVRGGGSGCILWFSALIDIREFSDGGQDLYIRVAASELGNIGAERSSNDKKLLGIIFGSVIFIAMLAIGLIFYIRKKKAKTKNSLEKDCNDEDENEVMELPIFDMKTIIKATENFSIDKKLGEGGFGTVYKGNLNEGQEIAVKRLSQDSGQGLKEFKNEVILIAKLQHRNLVKLLGCCVERDERMLIYEYMPNKSLDYFIFDESGRKELDWHNRINIINGIARGLLYLHQDSRLRIIHRDLKASNVLLDSKMNPKISDFGLARMFGGDETEANTKKVVGTYGYMSPEYAIDGLFSVKSDVFSFGVLVLEIVSGRKNRGFNHPDHQHNLLGHAWRLWMEERPLELIDDILGESCALSEVLRCIHVALLCVQQRPDDRPSMSTVVLMFGSDTMLPQPKQPGFFTERNVVEAESSASKNDSSTKNEITISLLEPR is encoded by the exons ATGAAAGGAACCACAAAAAAACCTTTGGAAAGACTGCTTTTCTTGTGCTCTTTTGTTCTCTCCAGCATAAGAACCTCTACTACTCTGGACACTGTAACTCCTAGTCAACCCATCAGTGATGGCCAGACGATAGTTTCACCAGGTGAAAGCTTTGAACTTGGATTTTTCAGCCCAGGTAGTTCAAGAAATCGATATTTAGGAATTTGGTACAAGAAGATATCCACGGGGACTGTTGTGTGGGTAGCTAATAGAGAAGCACCGCTTTTTGATCATTTGGGGGTGCTAAAAGTTACTGCACAAGGAAATCTTGTTCTTCTCAATAGCACCAAAGGAATTGTTTGGGCATCAAATACATCAAGAGCAGCAGAGAATATTCCAGATGCAAGGCTTTTGGAGTCTGGTAACCTTGTGGTGGAAGATGGAAATGATGATGGCCCAGACAAGTATTTATGGCAGAGCTTTGATTATCCATGTGATACCTTGCTGCCAGGCATGAAGCTTGGAAGAAACTTGGCCTCTGGTTTTGACTGGTTTTTATCATCTTGGAAGAGCACGGATGATCCTGCTCGTGGTGACTTTACATTTCAGATAGATCTTCATGGGGTTCCACAGTTAGTCCTTAAGAAAGGGTCTGCAACACAGTTTAGAGCAGGGTCATGGAATGGCATTCGTTGGACTGGGGCTCAAGCAATGGTGAGAAATCCAGTATACACATACGAATTCGTATCAAATGAGACATACGTTTATTACAAATATGAGCTACTGAACAGTTCCGTTTTTTCAAGGATGGTACTGAATGCGTCTGGTGTTTCACAGCGCTTCACCTGGATTGATAGGTCGCATAGTTGGGTGCTTTATTATGTTGTGATAGTTGATCAATGTGACAATTATGCCTTTTGCGGTGCGTATGCTAGTTGTAACATTAACAAATCTCCTGTATGTTCATGCTTGCAAGGATTTGAACCCAAGTCTCCTCGAGATTGGAGTTTCCTAGATTGGACTGATGGATGTGCTCGAAGGACTCTGTTGGATTGTGATAAAGGAGATGGGTTTTTGAAGCACGCAGGAGTGAAATTGCCAGATACGACTTATGCGTCGGTTAATAAGAGCATTGGACTTGAGAAATGTGGCGAATTGTGTTCTAACAATTGCTCTTGCACGGCATATGCGAACTCAGATGTCAGAGGAGGAGGAAGTGGTTGCATCCTTTGGTTTAGTGCCTTGATTGACATAAGAGAATTCTCTGATGGTGGGCAGGACCTCTATATCCGAGTGGCTGCCTCAGAACTAG GGAATATTGGGGCAGAAAGAAGCTCCAATGACAAGAAGCTACTGGGAATCATATTTGGCTCCGTTATTTTCATAGCAATGCTTGCAATTGGATTAATCTTCTACATCAGGAAAAAGAAAG CGAAGACGAAAAATAGCCTGGAAAAAGATTGcaatgatgaagatgaaaacGAAGTCATGGAGCTGCCAATATTTGATATGAAAACTATTATTAAAGCCACAGAGAACTTTTCGATTGACAAGAAGCTTGGAGAGGGTGGTTTCGGAACTGTTTATAAG GGAAATTTGAACGAGGGGCAGGAAATTGCTGTGAAGAGACTTTCACAGGATTCTGGACAAGGACTGAAAGAGTTCAAAAATGAAGTAATCTTAATTGCTAAACTTCAGCACCGCAATCTTGTAAAGCTTCTCGGCTGTTGCGTCGAAAGAGATGAAAGAATGTTAATCTACGAATACATGCCCAATAAAAGCTTGGACTACTTCATTTTTG ATGAATCAGGAAGGAAAGAACTGGATTGGCATAACCGCATCAACATTATCAATGGAATTGCTAGAGGACTTctttatcttcatcaagactCTAGGCTGAGGATTATCCATAGAGATCTTAAAGCCAGCAACGTTTTGCTAGATAGTAAGATGAACCCAAAGATTTCAGATTTTGGCCTGGCTAGAATGTTTGGCGGGGATGAAACCGaggcaaacacaaaaaaagttGTAGGAACATA TGGTTACATGTCCCCTGAATATGCAATTGATGGGCTCTTCTCAGTGAAATCAGATGTCTTTAGCTTCGGTGTTTTAGTGCTAGAGATAGTGAGTGGAAGGAAAAACAGAGGATTTAACCATCCAGATCATCAACACAATCTTCTTGGACAT GCTTGGAGATTGTGGATGGAAGAGAGGCCACTGGAACTAATTGATGATATTCTAGGTGAATCCTGTGCTCTTTCTGAAGTGCTGCGATGCATTCATGTGGCTCTTTTGTGTGTGCAGCAACGACCCGACGACAGGCCATCCATGTCAACAGTGGTTCTCATGTTTGGCAGTGACACGATGTTGCCACAACCAAAGCAACCTGGTTTTTTTACAGAAAGGAACGTGGTTGAAGCAGAATCTTCCGCAAGCAAGAACGATTCGTCAACAAAAAACGAAATCACCATTTCATTATTAGAGCCACGGTAG